ACGGACGGCGAGCAGACGCCACTCGGCAAGCGGCAACTACAGCAGGTCCTGCCGGGCATGATTTTCGACTCAGGATCTCGAGTTTAATACGAGTCGTTTAGCCCGTAGCCGGAGGCGCAGGCGTTGCTGTGGACGGCTGGGTCGCAGCGGAAGCGGAACACTCACCGACGCCGATCAGCGGACGCCTGCGCCTTCGGCTACGGGTTAAACGATCCGCTGGCTTCGCCGCTAAACTACGCTGGGCGATGTGGCGCATTGTTCCGATGCACGAGCGAATACACGCAAGGCACCAGTACCAGCGTCAACACGGTCGATGCAATCATTCCGCCGAGGAGCGCTCGGGCCAGCGGAATCATGGCTTCGTTGCCGGGCGCAAACTGGATCGCCAGCGGAAGCATGGACGCGATCAGCGTCAGTGACGTCATCAGGATTGGTCGCAGACGCACCTGAGCTGCTGACAACGCGGCGTCGCGAGCATTCAGCCCTTCTGCTCGACGGCGGTTTGCGAATTCGACCAGCAGGATTGAATTATTGACCACCACGCCGATCATCATCAGCGTACCCATCAGCGACTGAATGTTGACGTACGTGTCGGTGGCATACAGCACAACCAACACACCGCCCAGTCCCAGCGGCACTGCCAGCATGATGATCAGAGGATCGACGAACGACCGAAACTGAGCCATCAGCACAAGGTACACCAGAACCCCGGCGACCATCAGGCCTGCTCCCAGAAGGTTCATACCTTCGTTCATCGTTTCCACCGGCCCACGAATCCTCGCGGACACTCCGTTGTCGAATTCCATGTCGGCCAGCACTGCCTGCACGTCAGCCGCCACCGATCCCACATCGCGGCCCGACACATTCACGTGTACGTCATTCACTCGACCGATGTTGTAATGAGCAATCTCACCCGGAATGTTCACTCGCTTGACGGTGGCAATATTCGACAGCGGAATCGTAACCGGACCGCTCTTCGTCGTCAGAGAAATCGGAATGTTGCGAATGTCGTCCAGTGATTCGAGTTTGTTGTCTTCGTATTGCACGCCCATAAAAAAGTCCACGCCCGACTTCGGGTCGACCCAAATTGTCGGTGAATAGCCCACGCTCGATCCCAAAGCCGTCAGCACTGTCTGAGCCACCTCATCCTGATCAAGGCCGAGATATTTGGCTCGCGTGCGATTCACCTGCACGTCGAATTGCGGGTAGTCCAAAGCCTGAGCGATCTGCACATCTTCAGTGCCGGGAATTTGTCGGATTGCTTCGACAACTCGTTCCGCATTGTCGCGGCATTGAGGAAGCGTGCCTGCTGCGATCTGTACGCTGATCGGCGTGGGCACGCCCTGATTCAACGCCATGTTGACGATGCCGCCGGAAACGAAGACGAACTGATCCAACGGATAGTCTTCCGCAAGCTTCTCACGCAATTTCGAAATGTAAGTCTTCGTCGCTGTCTGACGGCCTTCCTGTTTAAGATTGACGATCAGGTATGCCGTATCCGGTCCGGAATTCGAGCTCAGGACCGTTGAAAAGCCGGCTCCTTTGCCCACAGGCAGACCGATGTTGGCGATCAGCGTGTCGATTTCGTCTTCCGGAATCACTTCTTTGATCGTGTCTTCAATGGAAGCGACCAGCTTTTCGGTTTCCAACAGGTCAGTGCCCGGAATTGTCTTAACACGAAGTTCGAACGTGCCTGCGTCAACATCCGGAAACAGTTCTGTGCCGACCAGAGGCCACAACACAAACGATGCGCCAACACAGCCGATGATCAGCAGCGCTGTCAGCGCCGGGACCTTCAAAGCAACGTTCAGCAGGTTTCCGTAAATGCCCTTCGGCGTCGCACTCTCAGCCGCGTTGTCCGCCGTCACCCCCTGCTGGACTTTCTCACGAACAAATGTCGCGCAGAAGGCGGGGATGACGGTCAGCGCGAGCACATACGAGGCGCCGATCGTGAACGTCGCCGCCAGAGAAAGTGGAGCGAACAGATATTTGATCATGCCCGTTAAAAAGACAGCGGGCAGGAACACGGCCAGCGTCGTCACGGTTCCGGCAAGGATCGCTCCGGACACTTCCTGAGTTCCCTCAACGGCCGCAACCATCGGTGACTTGCCCATGCGTTGATGCCGGATGATGTTTTCGACGACAACAATCCCCGCGTCGACGACGGTGCCGATCGCCAGTGCGATACCGCCGAGTGTCATCACGTTGATGGTCTGTCCGGTGAACGCGAAGCCCAGCCCGCCGATCAAAATCGCGAGCACGATCGTCGACACGATAATCAGCGTCGGCAGAAATCGGCGTAGAAAAACGAGCACCACAACAGCCACCAAAACCGCGCCAAGGCCGACCTGGTTGTACAAGTTCGCCATCGCTCGACGAATGTAGTCCGACTGATCAGAAACCAGCGTCACTTCCGTTTCTTCGGGGATGTCGCCACGCTGCTTCATCTTTGGAATTTCTGTGGCGATGCCTTCGTAGATGCGATCAACCACGGCAATTGTGTTTTCGCCCGGTTCACGCAGCAGCGGGCAGTACACGCTGCGTTTTCCATCCACACGCACGATGTTGTATTGCAAAGCCGCATCGTCGACGACTCGGCCAACGTCGCGCACGAAGACCGGATTTCCGTCGCGCACTGTGACCGGGATCTCGCCGATTTCCTCGATCGTTGGCAGTGTGTTCTTCGGATGGACCTGGTAGTCGGTGCCGCCGATCCGAGCTGTACCGCCAGCGAGTACCAGGTTTGATTTCGT
This DNA window, taken from Fuerstiella marisgermanici, encodes the following:
- a CDS encoding efflux RND transporter permease subunit; amino-acid sequence: MSLINFSLKNRFAVLGATIALCLLGAAVIPGITIDILPDFKQPVVVSFFSYPGLPTMDMEKSVSSRVERALTLAGKIEHQESRTVPGAAVIKIFFQAGADPGSAMNDIVNLEASDMFHLPPGIEWPFTLRSEPSNLPVVLAAISGEGLSESELYSIGYYAVRNKMGGLKGVQIPHPFGGRFRQMMIYVDPAKLQAHHVSAKDVVDAVTKSNLVLAGGTARIGGTDYQVHPKNTLPTIEEIGEIPVTVRDGNPVFVRDVGRVVDDAALQYNIVRVDGKRSVYCPLLREPGENTIAVVDRIYEGIATEIPKMKQRGDIPEETEVTLVSDQSDYIRRAMANLYNQVGLGAVLVAVVVLVFLRRFLPTLIIVSTIVLAILIGGLGFAFTGQTINVMTLGGIALAIGTVVDAGIVVVENIIRHQRMGKSPMVAAVEGTQEVSGAILAGTVTTLAVFLPAVFLTGMIKYLFAPLSLAATFTIGASYVLALTVIPAFCATFVREKVQQGVTADNAAESATPKGIYGNLLNVALKVPALTALLIIGCVGASFVLWPLVGTELFPDVDAGTFELRVKTIPGTDLLETEKLVASIEDTIKEVIPEDEIDTLIANIGLPVGKGAGFSTVLSSNSGPDTAYLIVNLKQEGRQTATKTYISKLREKLAEDYPLDQFVFVSGGIVNMALNQGVPTPISVQIAAGTLPQCRDNAERVVEAIRQIPGTEDVQIAQALDYPQFDVQVNRTRAKYLGLDQDEVAQTVLTALGSSVGYSPTIWVDPKSGVDFFMGVQYEDNKLESLDDIRNIPISLTTKSGPVTIPLSNIATVKRVNIPGEIAHYNIGRVNDVHVNVSGRDVGSVAADVQAVLADMEFDNGVSARIRGPVETMNEGMNLLGAGLMVAGVLVYLVLMAQFRSFVDPLIIMLAVPLGLGGVLVVLYATDTYVNIQSLMGTLMMIGVVVNNSILLVEFANRRRAEGLNARDAALSAAQVRLRPILMTSLTLIASMLPLAIQFAPGNEAMIPLARALLGGMIASTVLTLVLVPCVYSLVHRNNAPHRPA